One part of the Dermacentor andersoni chromosome 2, qqDerAnde1_hic_scaffold, whole genome shotgun sequence genome encodes these proteins:
- the LOC126542803 gene encoding akirin-2-like encodes MACATLKRASSCDPLSSNGKPAKRRRFFAPVSVAATPAPRHVPPTRPHQARSSPFINVTPRLTSEEIEANVRDEMSRLQRRRQLFVQQGSPDSPAVLDTLPPQGAKSDQPVFTFRQVGLIVERMVSERERQLCEVYDGVLSAKLAEQYDAFVKFTHDQIQKRFEGVTPSYLS; translated from the coding sequence ATGGCCTGCGCAACGCTCAAGCGAGCGAGCAGCTGTGACCCGCTCAGCTCCAACGGAAAACCAGCGAAGCGACGACGGTTCTTCGCACCAGTGTCGGTTGCCGCGACACCTGCTCCACGTCATGTTCCTCCAACGAGGCCGCACCAGGCCCGCTCGTCGCCCTTCATCAACGTGACGCCGAGGTTGACGTCCGAAGAGATCGAAGCGAACGTCCGCGACGAGATGTCGCGGCTCCAGCGACGCAGGCAGCTGTTTGTCCAGCAGGGCTCGCCAGACAGTCCAGCCGTGCTCGATACGCTGCCGCCGCAGGGTGCGAAGTCGGACCAGCCTGTCTTCACGTTCCGCCAGGTGGGCCTGATCGTCGAGCGCATGGTCAGCGAGAGGGAGAGGCAGCTCTGCGAGGTCTACGATGGCGTCCTGTCGGCGAAGCTCGCCGAGCAGTACGACGCCTTCGTCAAGTTCACACACGACCAGATCCAGAAGCGCTTCGAAGGTGTCACGCCGAGCTACTTGTCTTAA